One stretch of Capsicum annuum cultivar UCD-10X-F1 unplaced genomic scaffold, UCD10Xv1.1 ctg4639, whole genome shotgun sequence DNA includes these proteins:
- the LOC107854031 gene encoding LRR receptor-like serine/threonine-protein kinase GSO1: protein MEKAFTFFLLTLLLLMASSAMTHTNVTTDQLSLLSLKSQIISDPSHFLHENWSPVVSVCHWVGVICGYRHQRVKSLNLSNMALTGKIPPDFGNLTHLVSLDLGSNNFHGNLPQEMARLRRLKFLDLSVNNFRGEVPSWLGFLHQLRFLNLRNNSFTGSIPSSFSNISELETLNLKFNSIEGQIPKVIGNILNLRVLNLGGNKLVGFIPTSLLNASRLEILEISYNSLQGNIPEGIGNLHNLNWLSIQYNHLTGSIPFTIFNISRMEFIAFTGNSLSGSLPNGLCNGLPLLKGLYLSYNKLHGHMPTSLSSCSQLQILSLSYNEFDGPIHSEIGRLSNLQILYLGTNHFTGMIPQEIGNLVNLVELAMAKNQITGSVPTSIFNISSLQLLSLWQNNLRGFLPREIGNLTKMQRLELSGNKLIGEIPKEISNLVELEELDLGRNSFSGSLDMEIFNISGLKIIYLSFNNLSGSLPPNIGSILPNIEELYLRNLTNLVGTIPHSISNCSKLTILELSNNQLTGLIPNSLGYLTHLQILNLGGNNLTSDSSLSFLTSLTNCRNLTDLYLFLNPLNGMLPVSVGNFSTSLIKFYASSCKIRGRIPDEVGYLNSLFDLDLTGNNLAGSIPTSIGNLRNLQGLFLSNNKLTGSIGDNLCKLQRLNVIDLTQNQLSGSLPNCLGKVTSLREIYVGSNVLSSNTLQSLGNLKDLVVLDLSSNNMVGSLPPEIGNLKAATLIDLSMNQFSDGIPREIGGLQNLVQLSLRHNNLQGAIPDSMSNMVGLEFLDLSNNNISGTFLSLWRSFKS, encoded by the exons ATGGAGAAAGCCTTCACATTTTTTCTCTTAACACTCTTGTTGCTTATGGCTAGTTCAGCCATGACCCATACCAACGTTACCACCGATCAATTATCTCTTTTGTCCTTAAAATCTCAAATCATTTCCGACCCCTCTCACTTCTTGCATGAAAACTGGTCTCCCGTTGTTTCTGTTTGTCATTGGGTTGGAGTCATTTGTGGTTATCGTCACCAACGAGTGAAGTCCTTAAATCTTTCCAACATGGCTCTAACGGGTAAGATTCCCCCTGATTTTGGAAACCTCACACATCTTGTTTCTCTAGACTTGGGAAGCAACAATTTCCATGGAAATTTGCCTCAAGAAATGGCACGCTTGCGTCGGcttaagtttcttgatttaagtgTCAACAACTTCAGAGGGGAGGTTCCTTCTTGGCTTGGGTTTTTGCACCAACTTCGATTTCTAAATCTTAGGAATAATAGTTTCACTGGTTCCATCCCTTCTTCATTTTCTAATATATCCGAACTTGAGACTTTGAATCTGAAATTCAATTCCATAGAGGGTCAAATCCCAAAAGTGATTGGAAATATTCTAAACCTTAGAGTGTTAAACTTGGGAGGTAACAAGCTCGTAGGCTTTATTCCTACGTCACTCTTGAATGCCTCAAGGTTGGAGATTTTGGAGATATCTTATAATTCACTTCAAGGAAACATCCCAGAAGGGATCGGCAATCTTCACAACTTGAACTGGTTGTCCATACAATATAATCACCTTACGGGTTCTATACCATTtacaattttcaatatttctaggaTGGAATTCATTGCATTTACTGGCAATAGCTTATCAGGAAGTCTTCCCAATGGTTTATGCAATGGTCTCCCATTACTCAAAGGGCTTTATCTGTCTTATAACAAGCTTCACGGTCATATGCCTACAAGCTTATCAAGTTGTTCTCAACTTCAAATATTGTCTTTATCATATAATGAGTTTGATGGACCAATACATAGTGAAATTGGCAGATTGAGTAACTTGCAGATATTGTATCTTGGAACTAACCATTTCACTG GGATGATTCCACAAGAAATTGGAAATCTTGTTAATTTGGTAGAGTTAGCCATGGCTAAAAACCAGATTACTGGCTCTGTCCCGACCTCCATATTCAATATCTCATCGCTGCAACTTTTGTCACTGTGGCAGAACAATCTTAGAGGATTCTTACCACGGGAGATTGGGAACTTAACCAAGATGCAGCGTCTAGAGCTTAGTGGAAATAAGCTTATAG GTGAAATACCCAAAGAGATAAGCAATCTCGTTGAGTTGGAGGAACTTGATCTTGGGAGAAATAGTTTTAGTGGTTCACTTGATATGGAGATCTTCAACATATCAGGGCTGAAAATAATATATCTTTCATTCAACAATCTATCAGGAAGCCTCCCACCAAACATAGGTTCCATCTTACCCAACATTGAAGAGCTTTATCTGAGGAACTTAACCAATCTTGTTGGGACTATTCCTCATTCCATCtccaattgttcaaaacttaCTATTCTTGAGCTTTCTAACAACCAACTCACTGGCTTGATTCCCAATTCTCTTGGATATTTGACTCATCTACAGATACTAAATTTAGGGGGAAACAATTTAACCAGTGACTCATCATTAAGCTTCCTGACTTCCTTAACCAATTGTAGAAATTTAACAGACCTTTATCTATTTTTGAACCCACTAAATGGCATGCTTCCGGTCTCTGTAGGGAACTTTTCTACGTCTCTAATAAAATTTTATGCCAGCAGTTGCAAAATCAGGGGGCGAATTCCAGATGAAGTTGGGTACTTAAACAGCTTATTTGACCTTGATCTTACTGGAAACAACTTGGCTGGATCGATTCCCACGTCAATCGGCAACTTGAGAAACCTgcagggtttgttcttgagtaataaCAAACTTACAGGATCTATCGGTGATAATCTATGTAAATTGCAGCGCTTAAATGTCATTGACTTGACTCAAAATCAACTTTCAGGTTCTCTTCCTAATTGTTTAGGAAAGGTTACATCCCTTAGAGAGATATATGTGGGTTCAAATGTATTGAGTTCCAATACACTACAAAGCTTAGGGAACCTTAAAGATTTAGTGGTTCTTGACCTATCGTCAAACAACATGGTTGGTTCTTTACCTCCAGAAATAGGAAATTTAAAGGCTGCGACACTGATAGATCTGTCAATGAATCAATTCTCAGATGGAATTCCTAGAGAAATTGGAGGATTGCAAAATCTGGTGCAGCTTTCTTTGAGACACAACAATTTGCAAGGAGCTATACCCGACTCAATGAGCAACatggtaggtttggaattcctagacCTTTCAAATAATAATATATCTGGAACATTCCTAAGTCTTTGGAGAAGCTTCAAAAGTTGA